The following coding sequences lie in one Thalassoglobus polymorphus genomic window:
- a CDS encoding Dabb family protein, with the protein MKISKTIYCLILSVVFVGLVNSEMQAEEKEPRVLRHVVLFTFADAATEKQVDEIVHEFGQLPKKIKQIQDYEWGLNNSPEGLNKTHTHCFIVTFKSEKDRDAYLPHPAHQAFVAKLKPILKDVTVVDFWAK; encoded by the coding sequence ATGAAAATCTCGAAGACCATTTACTGCCTGATTCTGTCAGTCGTTTTTGTCGGCTTAGTAAACAGTGAGATGCAAGCCGAAGAGAAGGAGCCAAGAGTGCTGAGACACGTCGTATTATTCACTTTTGCTGATGCCGCAACGGAGAAGCAAGTCGACGAAATCGTCCATGAATTTGGTCAACTTCCTAAGAAAATTAAGCAAATTCAGGACTATGAATGGGGGCTGAACAACAGTCCTGAAGGTCTGAATAAGACGCACACGCACTGTTTTATTGTGACATTCAAGTCTGAGAAAGACCGGGATGCCTATCTCCCTCATCCTGCCCATCAGGCATTTGTTGCCAAGCTTAAGCCGATTCTCAAAGATGTGACAGTTGTCGATTTCTGGGCAAAGTAA
- a CDS encoding RbsD/FucU family protein — MLKHTLVHPQINEVLGRAGHHSKILIADGNYPAYNTLGPNAELVCLNLTPGIVSCTDVLKVLLTAVPIEAANTMGIPDDDPYALEGDPPIWNEYRSILSDADCDVELEPIQKWDFYDAVASRDHVLTIQTADQALWANLLLTMGVRKPGEL; from the coding sequence ATGCTGAAGCACACGTTAGTTCACCCGCAGATCAACGAAGTTCTTGGGCGAGCGGGGCATCATTCCAAAATTTTAATAGCAGATGGAAATTACCCCGCCTACAACACGCTGGGGCCAAACGCTGAGTTGGTCTGTCTGAATCTCACGCCGGGAATTGTAAGTTGTACAGATGTCTTGAAAGTGTTGTTGACTGCGGTTCCGATTGAAGCAGCCAACACCATGGGGATTCCAGATGACGATCCATATGCTCTGGAAGGAGATCCACCAATCTGGAATGAGTACCGTTCAATCTTGAGCGATGCCGATTGCGATGTGGAACTGGAACCGATTCAGAAATGGGATTTCTACGATGCAGTCGCCAGCCGAGATCACGTCTTAACGATCCAAACCGCCGATCAGGCATTGTGGGCAAACCTGCTACTGACCATGGGCGTTCGCAAGCCCGGAGAGCTGTGA
- a CDS encoding FeoA family protein, whose protein sequence is MGNENQPRTTLADLKEVGSRGCILDVNGDDAVAIRLMEMGLTEDEEIEVIGFAPLGDPIEYSIRGYRISLRSTEAARVSIRSI, encoded by the coding sequence GTGGGGAATGAGAACCAACCGCGAACAACTCTCGCAGACTTGAAAGAAGTCGGCTCTCGAGGGTGTATTCTTGATGTCAACGGAGATGATGCCGTCGCGATCCGCTTGATGGAAATGGGGCTGACCGAAGATGAAGAAATCGAGGTCATCGGCTTTGCCCCACTCGGTGACCCGATCGAATACTCGATCCGTGGCTATCGTATCTCACTTCGATCGACTGAAGCCGCCCGCGTCAGTATTCGGTCGATTTAG
- a CDS encoding acyl-CoA desaturase, translating to MSTLIERPETDSEDEAFAPTVEVEQVNEDQLIDGVDVDALHEKFEVETQPKKQLSQAAQERQEILDFFSPNRLAWKNVDPVVASWMVAMHVGALIAPFYFTWQALAVAVVLHWLTCSIGICLAYHRCLSHRSLKLKWPSKVVATFFGVIAGEGGPLRWTATHRVHHGQSDQEGDPHSPLEDAWWAHLWWMMLKHPKRKDELLFKHYVPDLTKDKTLVFFEKTFPLWLWATGLTLLFVGGLPMLLWGLCVRVVLAYHSTWLVNSATHLWGYRNYETTDASRNLWWVAVAAYGEGWHNNHHAHPRLARAGHKWWELDPTWWAISFLRFIGQAVDVDDRIPEKSQA from the coding sequence ATGTCAACACTCATAGAACGACCAGAGACTGATTCCGAAGACGAGGCATTTGCCCCCACTGTCGAAGTCGAGCAAGTCAACGAAGACCAGCTCATCGATGGTGTCGATGTCGATGCCCTGCACGAAAAATTCGAGGTCGAAACTCAACCCAAAAAGCAACTCAGCCAAGCTGCCCAGGAACGCCAGGAGATTCTGGACTTCTTTTCACCAAACAGGCTCGCATGGAAAAATGTCGATCCAGTGGTTGCCAGCTGGATGGTTGCTATGCACGTCGGAGCATTGATTGCTCCATTTTACTTCACATGGCAAGCACTCGCTGTGGCGGTTGTCCTGCATTGGCTCACCTGCAGTATCGGAATTTGCCTGGCGTACCATCGCTGCCTGTCTCATCGATCATTGAAGCTGAAATGGCCATCGAAAGTCGTCGCAACCTTCTTCGGCGTCATCGCTGGCGAAGGTGGACCTCTCCGCTGGACAGCAACTCATCGCGTGCACCACGGACAATCCGACCAAGAAGGCGATCCACACTCACCACTTGAAGATGCCTGGTGGGCACACCTGTGGTGGATGATGCTCAAGCATCCTAAACGTAAAGATGAATTACTCTTCAAGCACTATGTTCCAGATCTCACAAAAGACAAAACACTCGTCTTCTTCGAAAAGACATTCCCACTATGGTTGTGGGCGACCGGCCTGACACTCCTGTTCGTTGGCGGTTTGCCAATGCTTCTCTGGGGCTTATGTGTACGTGTTGTTCTTGCATATCACAGTACATGGTTGGTCAACTCCGCAACACACCTCTGGGGATACCGCAACTACGAAACGACTGACGCATCTCGCAACTTGTGGTGGGTCGCTGTCGCTGCATACGGCGAAGGCTGGCACAACAACCATCACGCTCACCCACGTCTGGCACGAGCCGGTCACAAATGGTGGGAACTCGATCCGACCTGGTGGGCAATCAGCTTCCTGCGGTTCATTGGACAAGCCGTTGATGTCGACGACCGCATCCCGGAAAAATCACAGGCGTAA
- the feoB gene encoding ferrous iron transport protein B, translated as MSDLVSSPTQSASLTVALIGNPNTGKSTLFNALSGGQARVGNFPGVTVEKKVGAYQFENREITLVDLPGTYSLSPRSADEMVSVDVLLGRQPGAPAPDAVVCIVDSSNLERNLYLFSQLRDLNLPTVLVLNMWDTTTSRGVTIDVEKLQERLGVKVVTTSAHRKSGIEAVSHAVLQALEETVQPSPRLFPAEFYDEVEKLSKWLEDRGEEQVHFFLLERMLLDVRGASEDAAGNAIAPELKEYLDEARLRLTAAGCRIPAVETKLRYNWIRERLDGVLVRSQEDSKLSSSDRIDKFLTHRFWGILVFTLVMFLIFQAIYTWSGPFMEMVEGLQGGVSDFVQGLMPPGMFRSLVIDGIIAGVGSVIVFLPQIIMLFAFIAIMEDCGYMARAAFLMDKLMTRIGLSGKSFLPLMSSFACAIPGVMATRVIENRRDRMITMLIAPLMSCSARLPVYVLMIYAFIPATMLLGWVNLQGIVLFAMYSLGALVAIPIAWILRKTFFKGETPPFVMELPPYKWPSPGIVFNRVYDRSKAFVVRAGSLIFSVTVVVWALGYFPGDHARQESLSVEINSIDAEVEENSEKLAALTSEYNQVSAVLIQESYLGRMGKAIEPVVKPLGWDWRIGIGAIASFPAREVIIATLGTIFSLGSELEDGDPGLSNALMKATWPDGSPLITVPVALSIMVFFALCAQCGATLMVIRRETNSWRWPIFTFTYMTLLAYVASFLTYQIGTAIGI; from the coding sequence ATGTCTGATTTGGTCTCCTCGCCCACACAATCAGCGTCGTTGACCGTCGCGCTCATTGGAAATCCAAACACTGGGAAAAGTACGCTTTTCAATGCTCTCTCCGGGGGACAAGCGCGTGTCGGAAACTTCCCCGGGGTGACCGTCGAAAAGAAGGTTGGGGCGTATCAATTTGAAAACCGAGAGATCACTCTTGTCGATCTTCCGGGAACTTATAGTCTCTCGCCGCGCTCAGCTGACGAAATGGTTTCAGTTGACGTTCTTCTCGGACGGCAACCCGGCGCTCCGGCCCCCGATGCGGTGGTCTGTATTGTTGATTCGTCCAATCTGGAGCGGAACTTATATCTTTTCAGTCAGCTGCGCGATCTGAATCTTCCGACGGTTCTTGTCCTCAATATGTGGGATACGACGACTTCTCGCGGTGTCACAATTGATGTGGAGAAGCTGCAGGAACGCCTTGGTGTGAAAGTTGTGACCACTTCAGCGCATCGGAAAAGTGGAATCGAAGCGGTCAGCCATGCCGTGCTGCAGGCACTCGAAGAGACGGTTCAGCCTTCCCCGCGATTGTTCCCCGCCGAATTCTATGACGAAGTCGAAAAACTGTCTAAGTGGCTCGAGGATCGTGGAGAAGAGCAAGTCCACTTTTTCCTCCTTGAACGAATGCTTCTCGATGTCCGGGGAGCCAGTGAAGATGCAGCGGGGAATGCCATTGCCCCAGAACTCAAAGAGTATCTGGACGAAGCACGTTTGCGTCTCACTGCTGCGGGATGCCGCATTCCAGCAGTCGAAACCAAACTTCGTTACAACTGGATTCGAGAACGGCTCGACGGCGTATTAGTACGTTCTCAGGAGGACTCGAAGCTCAGCTCCAGCGACCGTATCGACAAGTTTCTGACGCACCGCTTCTGGGGGATTCTTGTTTTCACGCTGGTGATGTTCCTGATCTTTCAAGCAATTTACACCTGGTCGGGACCGTTTATGGAAATGGTCGAAGGTCTGCAAGGCGGTGTCAGCGATTTCGTACAAGGGCTCATGCCACCTGGGATGTTTCGTAGCTTGGTCATCGATGGCATTATCGCGGGTGTCGGATCTGTCATCGTATTCTTGCCTCAGATTATCATGCTTTTCGCGTTCATCGCCATCATGGAAGATTGTGGCTACATGGCCCGTGCTGCCTTCCTGATGGATAAGCTGATGACGCGCATCGGCCTGAGCGGGAAGTCGTTTCTGCCGTTGATGTCCTCGTTCGCCTGTGCGATTCCGGGGGTGATGGCGACTCGAGTGATTGAAAATCGTCGCGATCGAATGATCACCATGCTCATCGCTCCGCTGATGAGTTGCTCCGCGAGACTCCCGGTTTACGTGTTGATGATCTACGCCTTTATTCCCGCCACCATGCTGCTCGGCTGGGTCAATTTACAGGGCATCGTTCTGTTCGCCATGTACAGCCTGGGGGCTCTGGTCGCGATCCCCATTGCATGGATTCTCCGAAAGACATTTTTCAAAGGAGAGACCCCACCATTTGTTATGGAACTCCCCCCTTACAAATGGCCCTCACCAGGGATTGTTTTCAACCGCGTCTACGACCGGTCCAAAGCGTTTGTCGTTAGAGCGGGATCACTGATCTTCAGTGTCACTGTGGTTGTCTGGGCACTCGGGTATTTCCCCGGCGATCATGCTCGTCAGGAATCACTGAGTGTCGAAATCAATTCAATCGATGCTGAGGTTGAAGAGAACAGCGAAAAACTTGCAGCACTGACCTCTGAGTACAATCAAGTTTCGGCCGTGCTCATTCAGGAGAGCTACCTCGGACGCATGGGAAAGGCGATTGAACCAGTCGTCAAACCTTTGGGGTGGGACTGGCGAATTGGGATCGGGGCCATTGCATCCTTCCCTGCCCGTGAAGTGATCATCGCCACACTCGGAACGATCTTCAGTCTGGGAAGTGAACTCGAAGATGGGGACCCCGGGCTGTCAAACGCACTGATGAAGGCCACCTGGCCCGATGGTTCACCATTGATCACCGTTCCGGTCGCCTTGTCGATCATGGTCTTCTTCGCGTTGTGTGCTCAATGTGGGGCGACGCTGATGGTCATTCGTCGGGAAACCAACAGTTGGCGCTGGCCCATCTTCACCTTCACGTACATGACTCTGCTCGCCTACGTGGCCTCGTTCCTCACCTATCAGATTGGCACCGCAATCGGAATTTGA
- a CDS encoding FeoA family protein, whose product MSASISAPIVPLEVLRTDECGCVAEIIASDEWTHRLGELGLREGVNVRMVRTGEPCILAVAGHRFTFRCDPSTMVLIRLTESTG is encoded by the coding sequence ATGTCAGCTTCAATATCAGCCCCGATTGTTCCGCTCGAAGTTTTACGAACGGACGAATGTGGATGTGTTGCGGAGATCATCGCGAGTGATGAGTGGACACACCGTTTGGGTGAGTTGGGCTTACGTGAAGGCGTAAATGTTCGGATGGTGAGAACCGGTGAGCCCTGTATTCTCGCGGTTGCTGGGCATCGTTTCACCTTTCGTTGCGATCCTTCAACGATGGTGCTCATTAGATTGACCGAGTCAACAGGGTGA
- a CDS encoding SH3 domain-containing protein yields MWRLFLVTFLCIGSLQSAEAIEQKFPYQATVIAEKVEVRCGPGANFYVTGHVQQKETVTVHRHDHGGWFMIAPPKGSLSWIDAELVKRTGGDTGVVQVAPQNGRPARAIVRIGSELSKEHSYYGRELSNGDEVTILGEETLTTQRGPVRMLKIVPPAQEFRWMKGEFLVPLDKQIQQQIAHDPYQVPTENRSTFLKQKKEIETAKKKEVDQAVARRKVLYDELDRIDRVYASMMQKEPAQWDLESIKEQYQLLAKGADSTIGALIQKRMDVLKRRREILSHYQEFVRVSAASARRDKELVAQQLGFQNESTLNQTFVQGGPAPEQMASQPGPPTDEPVSPRLNGAGIIRPLPGNYPGTPRFALVAPDGRMLAYLEAAEGVRIDQWLGKPAGIIGSRGHHAQLGADVIRVQRVVPVQLVR; encoded by the coding sequence ATGTGGCGTCTCTTCCTTGTGACATTCTTGTGCATTGGCTCCCTGCAATCAGCGGAGGCCATTGAACAGAAATTCCCGTATCAGGCGACCGTCATCGCTGAGAAGGTGGAAGTTCGCTGTGGTCCTGGTGCGAATTTCTATGTCACCGGGCATGTGCAACAGAAAGAGACTGTGACAGTTCACCGGCACGATCACGGAGGTTGGTTCATGATCGCGCCTCCCAAGGGGAGTTTGAGCTGGATCGACGCTGAACTCGTGAAGCGAACGGGTGGTGATACCGGCGTTGTTCAGGTTGCTCCGCAAAACGGCAGACCAGCTCGTGCCATTGTCCGAATCGGCAGTGAGTTGAGCAAAGAACACTCCTACTACGGGCGAGAACTTTCCAATGGAGATGAAGTCACAATTCTTGGGGAAGAAACGTTAACGACCCAGCGTGGTCCAGTTCGCATGCTGAAAATCGTTCCTCCCGCGCAGGAATTCCGCTGGATGAAAGGGGAGTTTCTGGTCCCGCTCGACAAGCAGATTCAACAGCAAATCGCCCATGATCCTTACCAGGTCCCGACCGAAAATCGTTCCACTTTTCTGAAGCAGAAAAAAGAGATTGAAACAGCTAAGAAGAAAGAAGTCGACCAAGCAGTTGCGAGGCGAAAAGTTCTCTACGATGAGCTCGACCGCATTGATCGAGTTTACGCCAGTATGATGCAGAAGGAGCCTGCTCAGTGGGATCTTGAATCCATTAAGGAGCAGTATCAATTGCTTGCAAAGGGTGCCGATTCCACCATCGGAGCACTGATTCAGAAACGAATGGATGTTCTGAAGCGTCGGCGTGAGATCCTCAGCCACTATCAGGAGTTCGTACGTGTTTCTGCTGCGTCGGCTCGTCGAGATAAAGAATTGGTGGCTCAACAACTCGGTTTTCAGAATGAATCCACATTGAATCAGACGTTCGTGCAGGGAGGGCCTGCACCTGAGCAAATGGCCTCGCAACCAGGTCCTCCGACCGATGAGCCAGTCTCACCTCGATTAAACGGTGCAGGAATTATTCGTCCGTTGCCGGGGAATTATCCCGGGACACCAAGATTCGCACTCGTTGCACCGGACGGGCGGATGCTGGCCTATCTCGAGGCAGCTGAAGGAGTCCGCATCGACCAGTGGCTCGGCAAGCCAGCTGGGATCATTGGCAGCCGAGGGCATCATGCACAACTCGGGGCCGACGTGATTCGAGTCCAGAGAGTCGTTCCAGTCCAACTGGTTCGGTGA
- the metH gene encoding methionine synthase gives MSSTEDKLNEILSERILLLDGSMGALIFSNNPSEEDYRGERFKDHPIDLRNQADILALTQPKLIESVHRSYLEAGSDIIETDTFTASIITLEEYQLDHLTYEINKAAAELAKRVAEEFTKKNPDKPRFVAGSIGPTNRQLSMNADEPGTRPVKFDDMVASYAEQVRGLIDGGADILLPETSFDTLNMKAALFAIDNVFEEKNVRLPIMVSGTIFDTGTSLTGQTVEAFYTSVSHMPLFSIGLNCALGPKEMRPHIESLHGLANCRISCYPNAGMPDGMGGFNSNPEEVASNIRYMAENSWVDIVGGCCGTTPEYIRKIAEAVEDLPSRKIPELSGASNYSGLVRYEITPQSNFSMIGERTNVTGSRKFARLIKDENYDEALSIAQGQVEGGANIIDVNMDEGLLDSEACMQKFLWLLSDDAMTVPIMVDSSKWEVIEAGLKCIQGKGIVNSISLKEGEEAFLEQARIIRKYGAAVVVMAFDEQGQAVDADEKVRICKRAYDLLTTKANFPPEDIIFDPNILTVATGMEEHNNYAVEFFEAVRRIKEECPGAKTSGGVSNVSFSFRGNNVVREAMNACFLYHAINAGLDMGIVNAGQLEVYDEIEPKLRDLIEDVLLNRNPEATDRLIEYADEIKEKSSGKKDDTAIAEWRNGTVEERLQYALLKGITDHIEADTEEARQKYDRPLNVIQGPLMDGMAVVGQLFGTGKMFLPQVVKSARAMKKSVAYLEPFMEQEKIDAGLENAPGRGTVVLATVKGDVHDIGKNIVGVVLRCNNFDVIDLGVMVAADKILETAIEKNADIIGLSGLITPSLEEMIVVAKQMGRDGFTIPLLIGGATTSAKHTAVRVAPAYSNPVVHVVDASLAVPAVEALIDKDKRAAFIEKNLAQQEKDRVAFGARQERKLVPYAEAFKRRHQTDWESVEIPTPAFQGTKTIESMDLSNLRDYIDWSPFFSTWELRGKYPKIFEDEFVGTEAKKLFDEANVLLDKIISEKLFKAKGVYGFWPAVSEGDDIHLFAPEAANADGDPLVTFPMLRQQWERKGQKDFRSLSDYIAPKESGRLDYVGAFAVTAGLGCQELVEKFDADHDDYNSIMAKALADRLAEAFAEFLHLQARIDWGYGVDEGLSREELIAEKYRGIRPAFGYPACPDHTPKRTLFDLLDAERITGISLTESYAMWPAASVSGLYFAHPNSRYFSVDRVTKDQVESYSRRTGMTMAETERWLAPNLGYES, from the coding sequence ATGTCATCAACTGAAGACAAACTGAACGAAATTCTTTCTGAACGAATTCTATTGCTCGACGGATCAATGGGAGCGTTGATTTTTTCTAACAACCCTAGCGAAGAAGACTATCGGGGGGAGCGGTTCAAAGATCATCCGATCGATCTCCGGAATCAGGCCGACATCCTTGCGCTCACTCAGCCCAAGTTGATTGAAAGTGTCCATCGCAGCTACCTTGAAGCTGGTTCGGACATTATCGAAACAGACACCTTCACCGCCAGTATCATCACTCTTGAAGAGTACCAACTCGATCATCTGACATACGAAATTAACAAAGCGGCTGCCGAACTGGCGAAGCGAGTCGCTGAAGAATTCACGAAGAAGAATCCTGATAAACCTCGTTTTGTCGCGGGAAGTATTGGGCCGACAAACCGTCAGCTTTCGATGAATGCGGACGAGCCCGGAACACGTCCGGTCAAGTTTGACGACATGGTCGCCTCGTATGCCGAGCAGGTTCGCGGACTCATTGATGGCGGGGCCGACATCCTCTTGCCTGAGACGTCCTTTGATACCTTGAACATGAAGGCGGCGCTCTTTGCCATCGATAATGTCTTCGAAGAGAAAAACGTCCGACTTCCAATCATGGTTTCAGGAACCATTTTCGATACTGGAACATCTTTAACCGGGCAGACAGTGGAGGCGTTCTATACATCCGTTTCGCACATGCCGCTGTTCAGTATTGGGTTGAATTGCGCGCTCGGTCCCAAGGAAATGCGGCCGCACATCGAGTCTTTGCATGGCTTGGCGAATTGCAGAATCTCTTGTTATCCCAACGCTGGAATGCCGGACGGAATGGGCGGGTTTAATTCCAATCCGGAAGAAGTCGCCTCAAACATTCGGTACATGGCGGAGAACAGCTGGGTCGATATTGTCGGGGGGTGCTGCGGAACGACTCCTGAGTACATTCGCAAAATTGCGGAAGCGGTCGAGGATCTGCCTTCCCGTAAGATTCCCGAACTCTCCGGGGCGTCCAATTACTCGGGACTGGTCCGGTATGAAATTACACCACAATCCAACTTCAGCATGATTGGTGAGCGAACCAACGTGACTGGTTCGCGGAAGTTCGCCCGTCTCATCAAGGACGAGAATTACGATGAAGCTCTTTCCATTGCACAAGGGCAAGTGGAAGGTGGCGCAAACATCATCGACGTCAACATGGACGAAGGGCTTCTCGATTCCGAAGCCTGTATGCAGAAGTTCTTGTGGCTCCTTTCTGATGATGCGATGACCGTTCCGATCATGGTCGATTCATCAAAATGGGAAGTCATCGAAGCTGGTCTGAAGTGCATTCAAGGGAAGGGGATCGTCAACTCGATCAGCCTCAAAGAAGGAGAGGAAGCGTTCCTGGAGCAAGCACGGATCATCCGAAAGTATGGTGCAGCTGTTGTCGTCATGGCCTTTGATGAACAAGGTCAGGCAGTCGATGCCGATGAGAAAGTTCGCATTTGTAAACGGGCTTACGATCTCTTAACCACGAAGGCAAACTTCCCGCCGGAAGATATCATCTTCGACCCGAACATTCTGACCGTCGCCACCGGAATGGAGGAGCATAACAACTATGCTGTCGAATTCTTTGAAGCCGTCAGGCGGATCAAGGAAGAATGCCCCGGTGCGAAAACCTCTGGTGGTGTGAGTAACGTTTCGTTTTCATTCCGTGGGAATAACGTTGTTCGCGAAGCGATGAATGCCTGCTTCCTGTACCACGCCATCAATGCTGGGCTGGATATGGGGATCGTCAATGCTGGTCAGTTAGAGGTTTACGATGAAATCGAACCGAAGCTGCGCGACCTCATTGAAGATGTCTTGCTGAACCGCAATCCAGAGGCGACAGACCGGCTCATCGAGTACGCTGATGAAATTAAGGAGAAAAGCTCCGGGAAGAAAGACGATACCGCAATCGCTGAGTGGCGGAACGGAACCGTCGAAGAGCGGTTGCAGTATGCACTGCTCAAGGGAATCACCGATCACATCGAAGCTGACACCGAAGAAGCTCGGCAGAAATACGATCGCCCGCTGAATGTGATTCAGGGGCCGTTGATGGATGGAATGGCTGTGGTCGGGCAACTCTTCGGAACAGGAAAAATGTTCCTGCCGCAGGTTGTGAAGTCGGCTCGTGCGATGAAGAAATCGGTGGCCTATCTTGAACCGTTCATGGAGCAGGAAAAAATTGACGCTGGCCTCGAGAATGCTCCGGGGCGAGGAACGGTTGTCCTTGCGACTGTGAAGGGAGATGTTCACGATATCGGTAAGAATATCGTGGGGGTCGTCTTGCGCTGCAATAACTTTGATGTCATCGATCTTGGAGTGATGGTTGCAGCGGATAAAATTCTCGAGACTGCTATTGAAAAGAATGCAGATATTATCGGCCTCTCTGGCCTGATCACTCCTTCGCTGGAAGAAATGATCGTCGTGGCGAAGCAGATGGGACGGGACGGTTTTACGATCCCGCTACTGATCGGCGGAGCAACGACATCCGCAAAGCACACGGCTGTCCGGGTGGCCCCTGCGTATTCCAACCCAGTGGTGCATGTTGTTGATGCCTCACTTGCTGTCCCAGCGGTCGAAGCCCTGATCGACAAGGATAAACGAGCTGCATTCATTGAAAAGAATCTTGCGCAGCAAGAAAAGGATCGCGTTGCCTTCGGCGCCCGGCAGGAACGAAAACTCGTCCCGTACGCAGAGGCTTTCAAGCGACGACATCAGACTGATTGGGAGTCGGTGGAGATTCCCACGCCTGCATTCCAGGGGACGAAAACTATCGAATCGATGGACCTTTCGAATCTCCGGGACTATATCGACTGGTCACCGTTCTTCAGTACGTGGGAATTGCGAGGAAAGTATCCGAAGATCTTTGAAGATGAGTTTGTCGGGACTGAAGCGAAGAAGCTCTTTGATGAAGCAAACGTGCTGTTAGACAAAATTATTTCGGAGAAACTCTTCAAAGCGAAGGGCGTGTACGGATTTTGGCCTGCCGTCAGCGAAGGGGATGATATTCATCTGTTCGCACCAGAAGCAGCCAATGCCGATGGCGATCCACTTGTCACCTTCCCGATGCTTCGCCAGCAATGGGAACGAAAAGGGCAAAAAGACTTCCGCTCCCTTTCCGACTATATCGCTCCGAAAGAGTCTGGTCGACTGGACTACGTCGGAGCCTTCGCGGTGACGGCCGGTCTCGGTTGTCAGGAACTCGTCGAGAAGTTTGATGCCGATCACGATGACTACAATTCAATCATGGCGAAAGCCTTGGCGGATCGTCTTGCGGAAGCGTTCGCGGAATTTCTCCATCTTCAGGCCCGAATTGACTGGGGATATGGAGTTGATGAAGGGCTCAGCCGAGAAGAGCTGATTGCGGAGAAATACCGCGGAATTCGTCCCGCATTTGGATATCCCGCCTGTCCGGATCATACGCCGAAAAGAACCCTTTTCGATCTCCTCGACGCCGAAAGAATCACAGGCATTTCCCTGACGGAATCGTATGCCATGTGGCCGGCAGCTTCGGTTTCTGGACTGTACTTTGCTCATCCGAATAGCCGATACTTCAGTGTCGACCGGGTGACTAAAGACCAGGTTGAAAGCTATTCCAGGCGTACCGGGATGACAATGGCCGAAACTGAACGCTGGCTCGCCCCGAATTTGGGCTATGAGAGTTGA
- a CDS encoding adenylosuccinate synthase codes for MAVTAVVGLQWGDEAKGKIVDILADQHEIVVRYLGGNNAGHTVMFGGETYKLSLLPSGILRPDATSVIANGVVIDPKALLGEIASIKSQGVQLGKLFISDKAHVIFPYHVAEEAILEARRGDQAIGTTMRGIGTCYRDKIGRAHAIRIGDLLRPELFREKLEDIVEAKNIILKAFDPSVSLPSVQEIYDEYLGYIEQLKDSVIDTTSYLHRELKNGSSMLFEGAQGSLLDIDHGTFPYVTSSNSSGCGIQAGSGIPSRMIDRVIGVVKAYTTRVGGGPCPTELEDETGQHIRDEGNEYGTVTGRPRRCGWFDAVATAHGARVSGIDCIAVMLLDVLSKLDEVKICEAYEIHGERTTDFPSQLDDLAAAKPIYRTLPGWKTDITNVRRLEDFPKEARHYIDSVSELLESEVGFVSIGPDREQTVIL; via the coding sequence ATGGCAGTGACGGCAGTCGTGGGGCTCCAATGGGGAGACGAAGCGAAAGGCAAAATTGTTGATATTCTCGCCGACCAGCACGAGATTGTAGTCCGCTATCTAGGTGGGAATAACGCAGGGCATACCGTCATGTTTGGTGGAGAGACCTATAAACTCTCTCTGCTCCCGTCGGGAATCTTGCGACCGGACGCGACATCAGTGATCGCCAATGGTGTCGTGATCGATCCCAAAGCATTGCTCGGCGAAATCGCATCGATCAAGTCTCAAGGCGTTCAGCTCGGCAAACTTTTCATTAGCGATAAAGCCCATGTGATTTTTCCTTATCACGTCGCTGAGGAAGCGATTCTCGAAGCACGTCGCGGCGATCAAGCCATCGGCACGACCATGCGCGGAATCGGAACTTGTTATCGAGACAAAATCGGTCGCGCTCATGCCATCCGTATTGGAGATTTACTCCGCCCCGAGCTCTTCCGCGAAAAGCTTGAAGATATCGTTGAAGCCAAAAACATCATCCTCAAAGCCTTCGATCCGTCCGTCAGTCTCCCTTCGGTTCAGGAGATTTACGACGAGTACCTGGGTTACATTGAGCAGCTTAAAGACTCTGTCATCGATACGACGTCGTATCTCCATCGCGAGCTTAAAAACGGGAGTTCCATGCTCTTTGAGGGAGCTCAGGGAAGCCTGCTCGATATCGATCACGGAACCTTCCCGTATGTGACTTCGTCGAACAGTTCAGGTTGCGGAATTCAAGCGGGAAGCGGTATCCCGAGTCGAATGATTGACCGCGTGATTGGAGTCGTGAAAGCCTACACAACACGTGTCGGCGGTGGTCCCTGTCCGACTGAACTGGAAGATGAAACCGGTCAACATATTCGCGACGAAGGGAACGAGTACGGCACAGTGACCGGTCGGCCGCGTCGCTGTGGCTGGTTCGATGCTGTCGCGACCGCACACGGTGCCCGAGTGAGCGGGATCGATTGCATCGCAGTGATGCTGCTCGATGTTCTGAGTAAGCTCGACGAAGTCAAAATCTGCGAAGCCTACGAAATTCATGGTGAGCGAACGACTGACTTCCCGAGCCAACTTGACGACCTCGCAGCCGCGAAGCCGATCTACAGAACGCTCCCCGGGTGGAAAACCGACATCACCAATGTTCGCCGACTCGAAGATTTCCCGAAGGAAGCTCGCCACTACATCGACTCTGTTTCCGAACTTCTGGAATCTGAAGTTGGCTTCGTTTCGATCGGTCCAGATCGCGAACAAACCGTTATTTTATAA